From Thermogemmata fonticola, one genomic window encodes:
- a CDS encoding metallophosphoesterase, whose product MPAPERLLVLLRQARVLLRAMPGRQGRVINLMDADEAVICGDLHGHLANFQALLQVADLARHPRRHLVLQELIHGPFRYPQGGDKSHQLVDLFAALLVQFPKQVHYLLGNHELAQWTDRPILKGDVNCNELFEEGVRQAYGSWASSIYQAYLDLFAELPVLLRTPNRLVISHSLPSIRHSVHFALQRLQREPLDPTDLAPGGAIHSLVWGRDTTLDHVTAFLHHCDGDLLISGHLPCPDGFDIPHERQIILDCAASPASYLLIPLNRPVSHSDLVGCLRTVQPVSS is encoded by the coding sequence ATGCCAGCTCCAGAGCGGTTACTGGTCCTCCTACGTCAGGCGCGCGTGCTGTTACGCGCCATGCCGGGCCGTCAAGGCCGTGTGATCAACTTGATGGACGCCGACGAAGCCGTCATCTGCGGCGACTTGCACGGTCACTTGGCCAATTTCCAGGCGCTGCTGCAAGTGGCGGACCTAGCACGCCATCCCCGCCGCCACCTCGTTCTGCAAGAGCTTATTCATGGTCCCTTCCGCTACCCCCAAGGGGGAGATAAGTCGCATCAGCTTGTGGACCTATTTGCTGCCCTGCTGGTACAATTCCCGAAACAGGTGCACTATCTGCTCGGCAATCATGAGTTGGCCCAATGGACTGACCGACCGATCCTCAAAGGGGATGTCAACTGTAATGAACTCTTTGAAGAAGGGGTGCGCCAGGCTTACGGGAGCTGGGCATCCTCCATCTACCAAGCCTATTTGGATCTATTCGCAGAGCTGCCCGTGTTGCTCCGCACACCCAATCGCCTAGTCATCTCTCATAGTCTACCTAGCATTCGCCATTCGGTTCACTTTGCTCTTCAACGATTGCAGAGGGAACCACTGGACCCCACGGACCTAGCACCGGGGGGAGCCATCCACAGCCTGGTGTGGGGGCGGGACACAACCCTGGACCATGTGACCGCTTTCTTGCACCACTGCGACGGCGATCTATTGATCAGCGGCCACCTCCCCTGTCCCGATGGTTTCGACATTCCCCACGAACGGCAGATCATCTTGGATTGCGCTGCTTCTCCTGCTTCGTACCTCCTCATTCCCCTCAATCGACCCGTCTCCCACAGCGATTTGGTCGGCTGCTTACGCACGGTGCAGCCCGTGTCTTCCTGA
- a CDS encoding CBS domain-containing protein, with product MRCPACDHVNPPGADECERCQTPLTALDLPQPQGQVEMSLMTDTVAVLQPRPAVTIGLDADLCTAMRAMIEHKVGALLVTDPQGALVGILTERDFLLRIAGEADYEHQPVQQYMTPKPETVQMGDILAAALAKMDAGGYRHLPVVQNGRPVGVISVRDVLRHLIRFCAD from the coding sequence ATGCGTTGTCCGGCCTGCGACCATGTCAATCCTCCCGGCGCCGATGAATGCGAACGCTGCCAGACACCGCTCACTGCCCTAGACCTGCCCCAACCTCAAGGACAGGTCGAAATGAGCTTGATGACCGATACGGTCGCCGTCCTGCAACCTCGCCCGGCTGTGACCATCGGCTTGGATGCCGACCTGTGCACGGCGATGCGGGCCATGATAGAGCACAAAGTCGGAGCCTTGCTCGTCACGGATCCGCAAGGAGCGCTCGTGGGCATTCTGACGGAACGTGACTTTCTGCTCCGCATCGCGGGGGAAGCGGATTATGAACATCAGCCGGTCCAGCAATACATGACGCCGAAGCCGGAAACCGTCCAAATGGGCGACATTCTAGCGGCAGCATTGGCCAAGATGGATGCCGGCGGTTACCGCCACCTGCCGGTGGTCCAGAATGGCCGACCGGTGGGGGTCATTTCCGTCCGCGATGTACTCCGACACCTGATCCGTTTCTGCGCGGATTGA